A single region of the Podospora pseudopauciseta strain CBS 411.78 chromosome 1, whole genome shotgun sequence genome encodes:
- the PPN1 gene encoding Endopolyphosphatase (COG:I; BUSCO:EOG09262645; EggNog:ENOG503NVEG): protein MMALQRILCLGLLYHGVIARLSGSGPTAPAAEQQHILSNSAPRKGLHGRFLHITDIHPDEFYKVHSSTDEDDGCHKGEGPAGPYGAETTDCDSPYSLVNATFDWIEANLKDKIDFVVWTGDTARHDRDDDLPRTQDQVLGTNTWIADKFAEMLRNEETGHGMSIPVVPTFGNNDILPHNILLPGPNKWLQTYTHIWRHFIPEAQRHSFEFGGWFHVEVIPNRLAVFSLNTLYFFDRNAGVDGCENPSEPGFKQLEWLRVQLEFMRERGMKVILMGHVPPARTDSKKLWDETCWQKYTLWLHQYRDVVISGMYGHMNIDHFLIHDTHDVDIAFLNGLSPEFGVREYLDDELTVQAGTDYLMELRDDWSKLTPPTVPGKSNEVNQDGKKGRTRKPKRKDPWGERYVLSLVSPSIVPTYFPTLRVVEYNISGLENTPLWRDMPGNGAKNSSHPASAPSAPQKHLDLRSLAPIDDLSDSFENVETDKKKKKKGGKRPKKDKKPHDPNLVVPPPPAKTSPPGPAYSQQPLSLTGYTQYFANLTHINNLNLTDLNSVEPTTTNSLFSLLQSSKSWLMKWRKGKNGGKKPLTPKPDPREFAFAVEYSTFNDKIYKLGDLTVNSFVELAYRIGQKAKGKSLVEMAGDEEVGDVEEEHDCDESDFESDSDSDDEEMEAEAKKGDKKKGDKKKKGKKGDKKKKKKKGKKNKIWLHFLSHAFVGTLDKSELKRYS from the exons ATGATGGCTCTCCAGCGCATTCTGTGCCTGGGACTGCTGTACCATGGCGTCATTGCCAGGCTCTCGGGTTCAGGTCCAACTGCGCCGGCGgcagagcagcagcacatACTGTCGAATTCTGCCCCGCGAAAAGGGCTGCACGGCAGGTTCCTGCATATCACAG ACATCCATCCCGATGAATTCTACAAAGTACACTCATCCAcagacgaagacgacggATGCCACAAGGGCGAAGGGCCAGCAGGGCCGTACGGTGCCGAGACGACCGATTGCGATTCGCCGTACTCGCTGGTGAATGCGACGTTTGACTGGATTGAGGCGAATTTAAAGGACAAGATTGATTTTGTCGTGTGGACGGGCGACACGGCGCGTCACGATCGCGACGATGATTTGCCCCGCACGCAGGACCAGGTGCTCGGGACCAACACCTGGATTGCGGACAAGTTTGCCGAGATGCTCAGGAACGAGGAGACGGGACATGGGATGAGCATACCGGTTGTGCCGACGTTCGGGAATAACGATATCTTGCCGCATAACATTTTGCTGCCGGGGCCGAATAAGTGGTTGCAGACGTATACGCACATTTGGAGGCATTTTATCCCAGAGGCGCAGAGGCATAGCTTTGAGTTTGGAGGCTGGTTCCACGTGGAGGTTATTCCGAATCGGTTGGCGGTGTTCAGCTTGAATACGCTGTACTTTTTCGACCGGAATGCGGGTGTGGATGGATGTGAGAACCCATCTGAGCCAGGGTTTAAGCAGCTGGAGTGGTTGAGAGTGCAGTTGGAGTTtatgagggagaggggaatgAAGGTTATCTTGATGGGCCATGTCCCGCCAGCGAGGACGGACAGCAAGAAGCTTTGGGATGAGACTTGCTGGCAAAAGTACACGCTCTGGCTGCACCAGTATAGGGATGTGGTTATCAGCGGGATGTATGGGCACATGAACATCGATCACTTTCTTATCCACGACACCCACGACGTCGACATCGCCTTCTTGAACGGTCTATCACCCGAGTTCGGCGTTCGCGAGTACTTGGACGATGAGCTTACGGTTCAGGCTGGCACCGATTATCTGATGGAACTCCGCGATGACTGGTCCAAGTTGACACCCCCAACTGTGCCGGGCAAGTCGAACGAAGTGAATCAGGATGGAAAGAAGGGCAGAACCAGAAAGCCAAAGCGCAAGGATCCTTGGGGGGAGCGATATGTGTTGTCGCTGGTCAGCCCCAGCATCGTACCAACGTATTTCCCCACGTTACGCGTGGTGGAATACAACATCTCTGGCCTTGAGAACACACCTCTTTGGCGCGACATGCCTGGCAATGGCGCGAAGAACTCGTCGCACCCTGCCAGTGCCCCGAGCGCACCTCAGAAGCACCTCGACCTGCGAAGCTTGGCGCCGATAGACGATCTGAGCGATTCCTTCGAAAATGTCGAAaccgacaagaagaaaaagaagaagggcggcaAACGCCcaaagaaggacaagaagcctCACGATCCCAACCTCGTcgttcctcctccaccagcgaAGACGAGCCCTCCCGGACCTGCGTATTCTCAGCAGCCTCTGAGCTTGACAGGGTACACACAGTACTTTGCTAACCTAAcgcacatcaacaacctcaaccttaCCGATTTGAACAGCGTCgagccaacaacaaccaacagccTTTTCTCCCTGCTCCAATCCTCGAAATCGTGGCTTATGAAGTGGCGAAAGGGGAAGAACGGAGGGAAGAAGCCGCTGACACCGAAACCGGACCCGAGAGAATTTGCCTTTGCAGTCGAGTACAGCACTTTTAACGACAAGATCTACAAGCTGGGAGATTTGACGGTGAACAGCTTTGTGGAGTTGGCGTATAGGATTGGGCAGaaggccaagggcaagaGTCTGGTTGAGATGGCTGGCGATGAAGAGGTgggagatgttgaggaggagcatgaCTGTGATGAGTCTGATTTTGAGTCGGACAGTGActctgatgatgaagagatggaggctgaggcaaagaagggggacaagaagaagggagacaagaaaaagaagggcaagaaaggggacaagaagaagaagaagaagaagggaaagaagaacaagatctGGCTGCATTTTTTGAGTCATGCGTTTGTTGGGACGTTGGATAAGAGTGAGCTGAAGAGGTACTCATGA
- a CDS encoding hypothetical protein (CAZy:CE4; COG:G; EggNog:ENOG503NYZH), giving the protein MYLLFLLLLLVVVVILPLYVVYYPPSSLIRYFSHRWTDVLFRIWLPPDKKIVALTIDDAPSDHTRGILSALSASGAHATFFVIGSQVPGREGILREIVRQGHELGNHGMHDEPARGLSTEELEREMREVQGMIDRAYRDEGKEPPREGRERYYRPGSGFFSDRIRGVVNRLGYRLVLGSIYPHDAQVGWAGVNGRHILGMLDPGGVIICHDRRSWTRPMLDRVLPEMGRKGWEARTVTGLLGEVTG; this is encoded by the coding sequence ATGTACCTCCtctttttgctgctgctcctagtagtggtggtgattttgCCGCTGTACGTGGTGTACTACCCGCCCTCGTCGCTAATCCGCTACTTCTCCCACCGCTGGACCGACGTCCTCTTCCGGATCTGGCTGCCCCCCGACAAGAAGATTGTGGCGCTTACTATTGACGACGCGCCGTCTGATCACACGAGGGGGATTCTCTCCGCGCTCTCTGCCAGCGGGGCGCACGCGACGTTTTTTGTGATTGGCTCGCAGGTTCCTGGGCGGGAGGGGATACTGAGGGAGATTGTGAGGCAGGGGCATGAGCTGGGGAATCACGGGATGCATGATGAGCCTGCGAGGGGGTTGTCgacggaggagctggagagggagatgagggagGTGCAGGGGATGATTGATAGGGCTTATAGGGACGAGGGGAAAGAGCcgccgagggaggggagggagaggtatTATAGGCCGGGGAGCGGGTTTTTTAGCGATAGGattaggggggtggtgaacCGGTTGGGGTACaggctggtgttggggagtATTTATCCTCATGATGCGCAGGTTGGGTGGGCGGGGGTGAATGGGAGGCATATCTTGGGGATGTTGGATCCGGGAGGGGTGATTATTTGTCATGATAGGAGGAGTTGGACGAGGCCGATGTTGGACAGGGTGTTGCctgagatggggaggaagggatgggAGGCTAGGACGGTGACGGGGTtgctgggggaggtgacGGGGTGA